Part of the Tolypothrix sp. PCC 7910 genome, TTATCGCAGTTGGCGGGAACCGACAAACTGGGGGTTCTATGGAATTGGTTGGTGTGTAGAATTGTTGGTTGCGGAATTACTCGGCTTTTGGGGACGTTCGACTGTTAATATGGCGATCGCAAATATCGCTTTAGGTTTAATCACCCAATTGTTAGGGGAATGGTGGCGACGACGTTACCAAGTAGAGAATCTCAAAGTTAGCCTGCATCTTCTGCCCTTGATGTACGCTGCTTTAAGTGTACTTTTACGCTTAGATACCTTTGAAGATTGGACAGGCTTGTGTTCTCTCGGTGTCGCTTTAATTGTCATTGGTGTAGGGCGACGCAGCGAAAACTTCAAACCCCTGCTGTATTTGGGAATTATTGGTGTTTCCATTTCCGCCTATGAACTGCTGTTTTATCAAATGTCGCAGGCGAAAGGCGGCGGTTATGGCGATGGCTTAATTGCGATGGCGGCGCTGGGTACAAGTCTCATGTACGCATATCATATTTTATCACCTTGGTTAGGAAATTACTTGCATCTGACGCGCCTACAAATTAAAAGTATCGCTCATTTACACTGGGCTTGGAGCAGTTGTTTATTAATTGCAGCCATTGGCGCGCCCATCGTCGTTAATCGCTTGGTAGGATTAGGCACAGGCATTGTCTTGATTCAGTTTGCCATTTTTGAAGGTAGGCAAATATCTGCTACGCGGCGGATTCTGGGTGACATTACCATCCCTGAGATGTGGGTTTACCTGGGGTTATTAGAAGTAGCCGCCTTGAGAATTTATTGGCGTGAAACCGCAATTGGACAACTGTTAGCAGGGCCTTTAGTACCGTGGAAAGGTGCGATCGCTTGCGTCATTGCCTACTTCCTGTATATATTACCCTGGGAGAATTGGGGCTGGTCAAAAAGACCTTGGCAACGGGCGGCGTACATTATACCTTTGGTAATTTTAGCGGAAACCTACTTAAATGTTTACCCAATTACTTTAGTTATTACAGCTGGTTTTTATGTTTTCCTAGCCGTAGTTGGTAATAACATAAGGTTTACATATATCAGCGTAGTGTTGATAGATTGGGCATTATTTCGCTGGTTTTCTGACTTACATTTAAATGATACTTTGTGGTATGTCACAATCATTGGATTATCAATACTCTATATTGCTCAAATAGATCCTCTATTCCGGAGAACAGAATATAAAGACGCGCGCCACAGTTTAAGAATGTTAGGAAGTGGATTAATTTGTGGTTGGGCAATTATCTTTAATCAAGATACTGCGTTAATACCAGGAATCTTCAGCCTAATTACAATTTTCGCTGGCTTAGCTTTGCGGATACGTGCATTTCTCTATGTTGGTACAGCCGGATTTTTAATTACTAGTATTTACCAATTAGTAATTTTCAGTTTGCGTTATCCATTTTTAAAATGGGTTGTCGGCTTGTTCGTGGGAATTGTGCTAATTTCCATTGCGGCTAACTTTGAAACTCGCCGCGCTCAAATTAGTTCTCTATTGCGAAATACTAATGATGAATTTCATGACTGGGAATAAGGAATTATATCATCTCCGTTTGAGGACTTATCATATCTGTGAAGGTCGGTAATAGGTAATGGGTAATGGCTAGTGGGAAAAAATACAGTTAACCAATGACCAATTACTAATTACCACTTCTTTCAATATACAACGGTGTGTTACGCCGCAGGCTAACGCACCTTTTTGTTGTAATGTACAGCAAAAAATTGTAGATTGAGTTAAGTGGAGCGCAACCCAGAAGCGTTAATTGTTGAGTATTTTGTTACAGCAAACGCACTGCCAACGCGATATATAAGTAGTGCGTTATACCCATTTAATGTGAAGTTGCTAATATCGTGAGATCCCTCATCCCCCTTATAATGCATAGCTTTTGAAGGGATAGAATTCTATACAACTTCGTAAAAAATTGGTATTAGGCGCTTCAATTATCGTTTTGATAATCAATTATCTCGCTATTTGCGCCTAATACACCCTTGTATATTAAAAGAAGTGGTAGACCGTCACTGCCATTAAGTAAACCAATTATCGCTTATGGTTGAGTTGGTTAGTACTGTAACTTTTACCCTATCAAGAGAACGGAGAGGGGGGGATTCGAACCCCCGTTGAGTTGCCCCAAAACGCATTTCGAGTGCGTCGCATTCAACCACTCTGCCACCTCTCCAGTTATTTGTTCACAGTTAGAAGTATCTTTTGGCTATCCTAAACCTGTGAATTTTAGGAAATGCTATGACATATCCTAACCAATTATAGCATGATTATCGTTAAGCGATCGGCTTAAGCAAGGTGCAAACAGTAGCACAGACATCAAACGAGACACATGAGCATGACTAAAAAAAAACAGTACACATCGACCCTGTAAAGTTGCATTTTTTCCTCGACATTATTCTTGTAAACTCAAGCACTCCAAAAAAACCGATCGCCTGATCACCCTTCGTGATGTTGCCGATATGTCTTCACAGGCGAAGCACGATCGCGTTTAATCTCTTTAACCTCAGATTTTCTTTCGCCTCCTGGGTTATTTCCTGCCTCACAAGCCTGCTGAATAGCAAAGCTGCATTGTTTCGCTGTACAGTTAGTCACAATTTCTGCAGTGCTAGAATGTTAGCATTATTGAAAATTTTTAGTGGAATTTTGGACTAAAAAGCATCTAAAGCTAAATTAAGTTTCAAGACATTAACTCCAGGTTCGCCAAAAATACCCAGGAATCTGCTATCGGTATTTTCAGCTACTAAGCTTTGAAGCTTCTCAGGGTTAATACCGCGAATAGAGGCGATACGTTGCACTTGCGCCTGTGCTGCATCAATACTAATGTGTGGATCTAAGCCAGAGCCAGAAGTATAAACTAAATCAGCTGTGGGCGTGATGTTAGCTTGCTTCAGCCGTGAGACTTCTCCTTGAATGCGTTTTAGCAGTTCGGGATTGCTGGGTGCGAGGTTGCTAGCGCCTGATACTCCTGTGATGGGAGCTTCTGGGCCTGTACTGTAGTTGACAGTGCTGGGACGACTCCAAAAATAGCGATCGCTTTTAAAGGGTTGACCAATTAATACGGAACCGATTACTTTACCTTGATTATTAGTAATTAAGCTCCCATTAGCCTGAAAAGGTAATGCTATTTGCCCGCAAATTAGCATAAATAAAGGATATATAAATGCTGTCAATAACCACAGAGCCAAAGTAGAACGAATAGCTTTATTAAACTGACGCATTAGAATTTCTCCGGTTGAAAAATGACAACGAATAAATAAATACACAAGCTAAAAGTCACTAGTGCTAACAACCCAATGGCGTAAGATGCTGTACGTGGTAATTCTCCAGGGGTTGCTGCTTGAACTGCTGGTGCTAATATGGTGTTAAAACACAGAATTAAAAACAAGGATAGAGGAATCCTGCTGTTTTTATCGCGAATAAAATCAAATATTGCTGAAAACTCTTTCATGATTTCCAATGGTTGTAAATTTAGACGCAGATAAAAAGCTAATCACAAATAAAACTCACAAGCCAACATAAATTTTTTTCCAGTCAACAGTCAACAATTAACAGTCAACACTTTTCAAGCCAGTCCCACAGCCGCAATCAAAACATCAATAAATTTGATAGCAATGAAGGGAGCAATAACACCACCAAGACCATAAATAAAAATATTGCGCTGCAAAAGTTGATCTGCTGTAAGTGGGCGAAATTTCACACCAGTCAGTGCTAAGGGAATCAGTGCCGGAATAATTAAAGCGTTGTAAATTAAAGCTGATAAAACAGCAGATTGGGCGCTGGCTAAACCCATAATATTGAGACTGCTAACACCAATTCCAGCAAAGATTGCCGGAATGATCGCAAAATATTTGGCAACATCATTAGCAATAGAAAAGGTAGTGAGTGCGCCACGAGTAATGAGCAATTGTTTACCAATAGTGACAATATCAATTAACTTTGTAGGGTCAGAATCCAGGTCTACCATATTAGCCGCTTCCTTCGCCGCTTGCGTGCCAGAATTCATGGCTACCCCGACATTTGCCTGAGCCAAAGCTGGAGCATCATTAGTACCATCTCCAGTCATTGCCACTAATTTTCCTTGAGATTGTTCTGCCCGAATCACCGCAATTTTATCTTCTGGCGTAGCTTCGGCAATGAAATCATCAACTCCGGCTTCTTGAGCAATTACAGATGCCGTAATGCGGTTATCTCCGGTGAGCATGATAGTTTTAATTCCCATGCGCCGCATTTGGTCAAACCTTTCTTTAATCCCAGGTTTAATAATATCTTTGAGATAAATTACACCGTAAATTATTTCGTTTTCACATAATGCCAGAGGAGTACCACCCAATCTGGAAACTCTTTCAAAAGCAGCATCAAGTTCAGGTGTTAATTGTCCATTCCGGGATCTGACAAATCCTTTAATCGCATCTACTGCACCCTTACGAATTTCTACAGCGTTAGGTAAATTAGTGCCACTCATCCGCGTTTTGGCAGAAAATTCTATACCTTCAGCTTGCTTTAAGTCAAAATCTAATTTTGCCCCGAATTTTTCTGCCAGTTTAACAATGGATTTACCTTCTGGTGTCTCATCAAATACACTCGATGCCAGAGCAACTTTAGCTACTTTTTCTACAGTATGACCATTGACGGGAATAAATTCCTCTGCCAGGCGATTACCCAAGGTAATTGTCCCGGTTTTATCTAATACCAATGTATTAACGTCACCACAAGCTTCCACTGCACGTCCCGATGTAGCAATAACGTTAAATTGAGCGACTCTATCCATACCAGCAATCCCAATTGCACTTAATAATCCGCCGATAGTGGTGGGTATTAAGGCTACTAGCAGAGCAATTAATACAGCAATGCTGACTGGTGATTTTACATAGACTGATACAGTTGGCAGAGTCGCCATCACCACGAGAAAGACTTGGGTGAGAACTGCTAATAAAACAGTTAAAGCGATTTCATTAGGAGTTTTACTACGGGAAGCGCCTTCGACTAACGCAATCATCCTATCCAGAAAGCCTTGACCGGGGTCAGTTGTGACGCGAATTGTCAACTCATCGGAAATAATTCGGGTTCCTCCAGTCACAGAACTAGCAATATCTGTCCCTGGTTCTTTCAAGACTGGTGCGGATTCTCCCGTAATCGCAGATTCATCTACAGAGGCAATACCTTTAATTACCTCACCATCGGCTGGGATAATATCTCCAGCAAATACCTTAATGTGATCGCCACGTCGTAAGGCTGTAGAACTCACTTCTTGGATAGAACCATCAGGAAGAAGTTTTTTCGCTTTAGCATCAGATTTTGTGGCTCGTAAAGCATCTGCTTGAGCTTTACCTCTTCCTTCTGCTACAGCCTCAGCAAAGTTGGCAAATAGAACGGTTAAGAACAGAATTAGGGTAATTAAACCATTAAATAATCTGGGATTTTCGCCAGTAGTTGGGCCAAATAGGTTAGGCGCAATGGTCACTAATGCAGTAATAATTGTGCCTAACCAGACGACAAACATCACCGGATTTTTGAGCATATTACGCGGGTTTAATTTAACGAATGCTTGTTGCAGAGCGCGTCTGTAAAGTCCGCTTTGTTTAGCTTTAGGCGTATGTTTGCGTTCTTGGCGCAGTTTGGTAGATAGTTTCATAGGTGTTGATATTGAAGAGAAAAGCGCACCGAATTTTAGATTTTGAATTGCTATTATCCACCTTTGGAAATGAGAAATGCTTCTGCTATGGGGCCTAAGACGAGTACGGGGAAAAAAGTAAGGGCACCAAGAATTAAAATTACGCCGCTTGTAACACTGGTGAAGATTCTGGTGTCGGTTCTCAGAGTACCTGTGGTTATAGGAACTGGTTGCTTGCGAGACATACTATCTGCTAGCAGTAGTAGGGCAATGATGGAGATATAACGTCCTGCTAACATACTCACACTAGCGCTGAAATTCCACCAAAGAGTGTTATCGTTTAATCCTTCAAAGCCAGAACCGTTATTAGCAGCAGCAGAAGTATATTCGTAAACTACCTGGGAAACACCATGAAAACCGGGATTACTAATGCCTGATAAAGTATCAGGAAAACCAAATACTATTGCCCAAGGGATGAGAATAGCGAAAGGGTGAACTAATAAGACGACGCTGGCGAGAACAATTTCTCTCTTCTCAATTTTTCTGCCTAAAAATTCTGGTGTCCTTCCTACCATTAAACCCGTGAGGAATACTGCCAAAATTAGATAGATAAATAGGTAAGCTGTTCCAGTTCCTTGACCACCCCAAATAATTTGCAAGAACATATTAAAGAGAGTTGCAAACCCTCCAGGTGGCATTAAAGAATCATGCATTCCATTCACAGCACCACACATAGTTGCTGTGGTCATGATTGCCCATAATGCTGTTTGTGCCCAACCAAATCTTACTTCTTTACCTTCTAAATTTGGTTGTTGTTTGTCTAACAAAGAATTAACTAACGGATTGCCTTGAAATTCACCGACTGCGGCAACACCTACTAACAAAACAAAGATGATAAAAACCATCCAAAATACTAGCCAGGCTTGTTTACGGTTATTAGCAAATACGCCGTAGGTGTAAATTAGGGCAGAAGGAATGGAAATCATTGCCCAGGTTTCTAATAAGTTAGTAAAGTTATTCGGATTTTCATAAGGATGGGCGGAATTAATTCCGAAAAAGCCACCGCCGTTTTCTCCGAGTTGTTTAATAATTTCAAAGTGAGCAACTGGGCCGCGAGCGATGATTTGATTTGCACCTTCTACAGTAGTAGCGGTGACTGGCCCTGCCAAGGTTTCTGGTACACCTGCCACAATTAATAACAAACCACCAACAATCGATAGAGGTAATAAAATTCGCGTAATTGACCTAATTAAATCAGCGTAAAAGTTGCCCAAAGGTCTACCAGTTAAACCGCGGATGAAAGCAATACCAACTGCTAAACCTGTTGCGGCTGAGGTAAACATTAAAAAACTCAGGGCGAATGTTTGGCTGGTATAACTAAAGGTTGTTTCGCCAGAATAATGCTGTTGGTCTGTGTTAGTCAGAAAAGAAATTGTAGTGTGTAGTGCTAAATCCCAACTCGGCGTACCTAAATTTGTAGGATTAAATGGTAGCCATCCCTGAAATATGAGAATGAAAAAAACTAAAATCCCCATGACAAGATTGCTATATAGCACTGCTTTGATATACTGCCAACCTGTCATTTCTTCTTGGGGACGTATCGCACTCAAGGCGTAAATACTTCGTTCTATGGGATTGATTACTGGGTCAAGTAATGTTCTTTCTCCCATGAAAACCCGAGCTATATATTTACCTAGTAAGGGTGTAGTTGCAATGAAGATGAGTAATGTCAAGCCAATTTGTATCCATCCTTGTAACATGGATTAAATCATCTCCTGATACAGATTTGTATAATTTTTAAGAAGACATTTAGGTGGTGCATAGTGAATAGGATGCTTTTGATTCAGAGCAAATTTCAGCATAGGAACTAAAGCTGAATTTAAAGCAACAGCCAGTATATAATCTCCATCGCAAATAGCAGGCTCTGCATTTGCTGGGATGACTTGCATATCTCTAACGATGCCAAGAGCTACACATTTATCTGGTAACTTTAAGCTACTTAATGCTTGCCCACAATGACAGCTATTACCTGCGATTTTTACACCCGTTAAAGCTAAATGCATAAGGCTATTTTTGCAAAGAAATACTTCTTTTTTTGTAGATATTAATATGATTGTTGAATTAATGAACTAAAACAAGTAATAGAAAGGTATAAGTAGAGTTGATTTTTCTATATATGGCGTTTATTAGTTAATCTATATAAGTGTTTATAGTGTTTAGCTGATATTTATATCTACTGTTTAGATTTATATAAACGCTAGGTTGTATAAGGGCAGAATAACGCCAGAAAGATTTAGGAGGTGCGTTACGCTCTGCTAAGGCACCCTACATATATAAAAAATTAGGAGTTATATAAGGTTGATCACCTAGTGTGGGGAATGGAAAATATAATTATTAGCTACAATTAATATAATTGATTAGTGGCTCATTAATGCGAGATTTAAAAACAAAATTACTTAATAAAGAAGCACCAATAGGCAAATTTTTGTTGATTATTTGTCTATTTACATTTGTCTTGCTTTTGGATTATTCAACACCTAATGAATATGTGTTTGGCTATCTGTATACAGGGCCAATTCTATTAACAAACTCCTGGCTAGGAAGGCGAGCAACCTTGCAAGCTACCTGTATTGCGGTTTGCTTCACGATGTTGAATTTGATAGTACCAGGAGGTGAAGGGATTAAGCCTGCGACAATTGCCGATAGAACGATTGCATCCTCAGCGTTGATTGTCACAGGTATTTTAAGCGATCGCCTGCGTCGTTCCCAAGATGCGATCGCGATCGCTCGTGCTAAACTGGCAGCGCAAGAGGAATTATCTAGGGTGCGGGAAGATTTTGCTTCTACTCTTACCCATGATTTAAAAACGCCTCTTCTCGGTGCAATTGAAACTCTCAAAGCTTTTGAGCAAGAAAAGTTTGGTGCTGTTTCATCAGTACAGCAAACAGTTTTAGCGACTATGCAACGCAGCCATCAAACTTCTCTACAACTGCTAGAAACTTTGTTGGATATCTATCGCAATGATACTGAAGGCTTAAAACTGAACTTAGCACCTGTAGATTTAGCAATCTTGGCAGAGGAAGCAACAGCGACTCTCAGCGATTTAGCTGCTAATCGTCGGGTTTATCTCTCAATCAAATATGGTGATTCTGATTGGCGACAATCGCTATGGGTTCAGGGTGATGCACTACAACTGCAACGAGTGTTTACCAATCTCCTTGTTAATGCTATCAATCACTCCCGGCGTGGTGAACATGTGGAAGTAGTGTTAGAATCGCAAGCTGCCTATCAAGTTGTGAAAATTTTGGATACAGGCGCGGGGATTGTAGCTGAACAATTCTCCCATTTATTTGCAAGATTTTACCAAGGAAATAGCGATCGCCAAGCTAAAGGCTCGGGATTAGGGCTTTACCTCTCTCGCCAAATTATTGCCGCCCACGGGGGTATAATTTGGGCAGAGAACAGAGTCCCTATTGGTGCAATGTTTGCTTTTAAGCTCCCAGTTTATCCATTTCAATCTTCTTTGACTGTGTGAGATGCCATCTACCCCTATCAAAATTCTCCTAGTTGAGGATGATGAACTTTTCCGCTTAGGTTTGCGCGTACGATTGCAACAAGAAGTAGGGTTAGAAATCGTTGCTGAGGCAGAAGATGGTGAAACAGCGATTGAGTTCGTCAATCAAAATCCTCTCGATGTAGTGTTGTTAGATGTCGGATTACCAGGAATTGGCGGGATTGAAGCCTGTAAACAAATTAAGCAACAAAATCCTCAGTTACCAGTTTTAGTGTTGACTTCCCACTCACAAAAACCTTTAATCGCCAGATTAATTGAAGCAGGCGCGCAAGGTTATTGTCTTAAAGGAGTAGCAGCAGAAAAATTAGTTTTAGCACTGCGTTCTGTAGCTGCTGGTGCATCTTGGTGGGATGAAACAGCAACTCAAGAAATTCGTTCTACTTTTACATCTGACTCTGGAGAAATTGACACAGAAAATCTCTCTCCATCCCTCAATCCCCTTACCCAACGCGAACAAGAAATTTTAGCATTGCTAGCGGCAGGAAAAACTAACCAAGAAATCGCCTTGGCACTCTACATTACCCCTGGCACAGTAAGAGTACATGTCCATGCAATTTTACATAAATTAGGAGTAGGCGATCGCCATAGCGCAGTTGTTGTTGCTGTGCAAAAGCATTTAATTAAGGGATAGGGGATTCGGGATGGGGGACTGGGAAAAGCAGGGGAGAAACGAATCATGACTTTTAACTCTTGTACAGACGCGATCAATCGCGTCTGTACAACTCAGCACTCCTAGCTACAGAATGTAGAAAATGGCGTTAAGGACTTCCCACATATTGACTTCACGAGGACGACCGCCGGGTAATGGTTCTGGAATTAAGTCACTGATAAATTCATATTGAACACGCGTTAGGTTGCTGGGATATGCTTTACTCATGTCGCTCTCTCGGTGCTGCGTCTGAATGCTATTCGCAGCTTACACTGAGAGAGTTTTTTTACAAACTACCCGACTTTTCAAACAGCCTCTTAGGTGCCTACTTTGTTGGTGGTGGTGTTGGTCTGACCACAGGTAGCGGTGATGCTTTGCCTTATCGCAATCGGCTCAATGCAGGTAAATATTTAATCGTGGTGAAGGGTACAGAAGAACTAACCCGTCAGGCAACTCGTATATTACGTCAGTTTGAACCACAAAATATTCAAGGTTATACAGAACCAACTGGTGCCTAAAAAGGGACTTCCAATTAAAAAAATATACTATCGCTTTTTTGGCAATGGGGCAGGGAGCAGGTGAGCCAGCGCGGTCTTCTCGCAGGGGGAGAGGCTAGCGCCTGCCGTAGGATGCCCGCAGGGCTGTAGGGGGTTTCCCCCATGAGCGACTGGCGCTCGCGTAGCGTATCCGAAGGATTCATCCGTTCGACGTTCGCGCAGCGTCTCGTAGAGAAGTCGTTCCCGTAAAGCCTACGGCATAGCTTCGCTTAGCGCGTAGCGTCTCCGTCA contains:
- the kdpC gene encoding K(+)-transporting ATPase subunit C — its product is MRQFNKAIRSTLALWLLTAFIYPLFMLICGQIALPFQANGSLITNNQGKVIGSVLIGQPFKSDRYFWSRPSTVNYSTGPEAPITGVSGASNLAPSNPELLKRIQGEVSRLKQANITPTADLVYTSGSGLDPHISIDAAQAQVQRIASIRGINPEKLQSLVAENTDSRFLGIFGEPGVNVLKLNLALDAF
- the kdpF gene encoding K(+)-transporting ATPase subunit F — translated: MKEFSAIFDFIRDKNSRIPLSLFLILCFNTILAPAVQAATPGELPRTASYAIGLLALVTFSLCIYLFVVIFQPEKF
- the kdpB gene encoding potassium-transporting ATPase subunit KdpB: MKLSTKLRQERKHTPKAKQSGLYRRALQQAFVKLNPRNMLKNPVMFVVWLGTIITALVTIAPNLFGPTTGENPRLFNGLITLILFLTVLFANFAEAVAEGRGKAQADALRATKSDAKAKKLLPDGSIQEVSSTALRRGDHIKVFAGDIIPADGEVIKGIASVDESAITGESAPVLKEPGTDIASSVTGGTRIISDELTIRVTTDPGQGFLDRMIALVEGASRSKTPNEIALTVLLAVLTQVFLVVMATLPTVSVYVKSPVSIAVLIALLVALIPTTIGGLLSAIGIAGMDRVAQFNVIATSGRAVEACGDVNTLVLDKTGTITLGNRLAEEFIPVNGHTVEKVAKVALASSVFDETPEGKSIVKLAEKFGAKLDFDLKQAEGIEFSAKTRMSGTNLPNAVEIRKGAVDAIKGFVRSRNGQLTPELDAAFERVSRLGGTPLALCENEIIYGVIYLKDIIKPGIKERFDQMRRMGIKTIMLTGDNRITASVIAQEAGVDDFIAEATPEDKIAVIRAEQSQGKLVAMTGDGTNDAPALAQANVGVAMNSGTQAAKEAANMVDLDSDPTKLIDIVTIGKQLLITRGALTTFSIANDVAKYFAIIPAIFAGIGVSSLNIMGLASAQSAVLSALIYNALIIPALIPLALTGVKFRPLTADQLLQRNIFIYGLGGVIAPFIAIKFIDVLIAAVGLA
- the kdpA gene encoding potassium-transporting ATPase subunit KdpA, whose protein sequence is MLQGWIQIGLTLLIFIATTPLLGKYIARVFMGERTLLDPVINPIERSIYALSAIRPQEEMTGWQYIKAVLYSNLVMGILVFFILIFQGWLPFNPTNLGTPSWDLALHTTISFLTNTDQQHYSGETTFSYTSQTFALSFLMFTSAATGLAVGIAFIRGLTGRPLGNFYADLIRSITRILLPLSIVGGLLLIVAGVPETLAGPVTATTVEGANQIIARGPVAHFEIIKQLGENGGGFFGINSAHPYENPNNFTNLLETWAMISIPSALIYTYGVFANNRKQAWLVFWMVFIIFVLLVGVAAVGEFQGNPLVNSLLDKQQPNLEGKEVRFGWAQTALWAIMTTATMCGAVNGMHDSLMPPGGFATLFNMFLQIIWGGQGTGTAYLFIYLILAVFLTGLMVGRTPEFLGRKIEKREIVLASVVLLVHPFAILIPWAIVFGFPDTLSGISNPGFHGVSQVVYEYTSAAANNGSGFEGLNDNTLWWNFSASVSMLAGRYISIIALLLLADSMSRKQPVPITTGTLRTDTRIFTSVTSGVILILGALTFFPVLVLGPIAEAFLISKGG
- a CDS encoding sensor histidine kinase KdpD — protein: MRDLKTKLLNKEAPIGKFLLIICLFTFVLLLDYSTPNEYVFGYLYTGPILLTNSWLGRRATLQATCIAVCFTMLNLIVPGGEGIKPATIADRTIASSALIVTGILSDRLRRSQDAIAIARAKLAAQEELSRVREDFASTLTHDLKTPLLGAIETLKAFEQEKFGAVSSVQQTVLATMQRSHQTSLQLLETLLDIYRNDTEGLKLNLAPVDLAILAEEATATLSDLAANRRVYLSIKYGDSDWRQSLWVQGDALQLQRVFTNLLVNAINHSRRGEHVEVVLESQAAYQVVKILDTGAGIVAEQFSHLFARFYQGNSDRQAKGSGLGLYLSRQIIAAHGGIIWAENRVPIGAMFAFKLPVYPFQSSLTV
- a CDS encoding response regulator transcription factor, whose protein sequence is MPSTPIKILLVEDDELFRLGLRVRLQQEVGLEIVAEAEDGETAIEFVNQNPLDVVLLDVGLPGIGGIEACKQIKQQNPQLPVLVLTSHSQKPLIARLIEAGAQGYCLKGVAAEKLVLALRSVAAGASWWDETATQEIRSTFTSDSGEIDTENLSPSLNPLTQREQEILALLAAGKTNQEIALALYITPGTVRVHVHAILHKLGVGDRHSAVVVAVQKHLIKG